A genomic segment from Modestobacter roseus encodes:
- a CDS encoding MBL fold metallo-hydrolase, with translation MTGTPRIDKVVVSGVFSLDGQDFDVDNNVWLVGDDDEVVVIDAPHRAEPIVDAIGGRRVQAIVLTHAHNDHITAAVALREATAAAIWLNPADRMLWDVVHPEAAPDRDLVDGARISVAGLQLQALHTPGHSPGSTCLYSADLNTVFSGDTLFSGGPGATGRSYSDKPTILASIRARLLTLHGDTVVRTGHGDDTTINAELGNIA, from the coding sequence GTGACCGGCACCCCGCGCATCGACAAGGTCGTCGTCAGCGGCGTCTTCAGCCTCGACGGGCAGGACTTCGACGTCGACAACAACGTCTGGCTGGTCGGGGACGACGACGAGGTGGTCGTCATCGACGCGCCGCACCGCGCCGAGCCGATCGTGGACGCCATCGGCGGCCGGCGGGTGCAGGCGATCGTGCTCACCCACGCGCACAACGACCACATCACCGCCGCCGTGGCGCTGCGGGAGGCCACCGCGGCCGCGATCTGGCTGAACCCGGCCGACCGGATGCTGTGGGACGTCGTGCACCCGGAGGCCGCGCCCGACCGCGACCTGGTCGACGGCGCCCGGATCAGCGTGGCCGGGCTCCAGCTGCAGGCGCTGCACACCCCGGGCCACTCACCGGGCAGCACCTGCCTGTACTCCGCCGACCTGAACACGGTGTTCTCCGGCGACACGCTGTTCTCCGGTGGCCCGGGCGCCACCGGGCGGTCCTACAGCGACAAGCCGACGATCCTGGCCTCGATCCGGGCCCGGCTGCTCACCCTGCACGGCGACACCGTGGTGCGCACCGGGCACGGCGACGACACCACGATCAACGCCGAACTCGGCAACATCGCCTGA
- a CDS encoding S-(hydroxymethyl)mycothiol dehydrogenase, with product MPYEVQGVVARSKGAPVTIETIIVPDPGPGEAVVDVQACGVCHTDLHYREGGINDEFPFLLGHEAAGVVSAVGEGVTNVAVGDYVVLNWRAVCGECRACRKGQPQYCFNTHNAAQKMTLADGTELSAALGIGAFAEKTLVHSGQCTKVDPQAPATSAGLLGCGVMAGVGAAINTGAVQRGESVAVFGCGGVGDAAIAGAKLAGATTIIAVDIDDRKLEWAKKLGATHAVNSKETDPVEAIKSLTGGFGADVTIDAVGHPAVFEQAFYSRDLAGRVVLVGVPRPDMEITLPLLEVFGRGGALKSSWYGDCLPSRDFPMLVDLYLQGRFPLDDFVTETIGLADVEQAFEKMHHGDVLRSVVVLDK from the coding sequence ATGCCGTACGAGGTCCAGGGCGTCGTCGCCCGAAGCAAGGGTGCACCGGTCACCATCGAGACGATCATCGTGCCCGACCCGGGTCCGGGCGAAGCGGTCGTGGACGTGCAGGCCTGCGGGGTCTGCCACACCGACCTGCACTACCGCGAGGGCGGGATCAACGACGAGTTCCCCTTCCTGCTCGGGCACGAGGCCGCCGGCGTCGTCTCCGCGGTGGGTGAGGGCGTCACCAACGTCGCGGTCGGCGACTACGTGGTCCTGAACTGGCGCGCGGTCTGCGGGGAGTGCCGTGCCTGCCGCAAGGGCCAGCCGCAGTACTGCTTCAACACCCACAACGCCGCGCAGAAGATGACCCTGGCCGACGGCACCGAACTGTCCGCCGCGCTGGGCATCGGGGCGTTCGCCGAGAAGACGCTGGTCCACTCGGGGCAGTGCACCAAGGTCGACCCGCAGGCGCCGGCCACCTCGGCCGGGCTCCTCGGCTGCGGCGTCATGGCCGGCGTCGGCGCGGCGATCAACACCGGCGCGGTCCAGCGCGGGGAGAGCGTGGCCGTGTTCGGCTGCGGCGGCGTCGGTGACGCCGCGATCGCCGGGGCGAAGCTGGCCGGGGCGACCACGATCATCGCCGTCGACATCGACGACCGGAAGCTCGAGTGGGCGAAGAAGCTCGGCGCCACCCACGCGGTCAACAGCAAGGAGACCGACCCGGTCGAGGCGATCAAGTCCCTCACCGGTGGCTTCGGTGCCGACGTCACCATCGACGCGGTCGGCCACCCGGCGGTCTTCGAGCAGGCCTTCTACTCCCGCGACCTGGCCGGCCGCGTCGTGCTCGTCGGCGTCCCCCGCCCGGACATGGAGATCACCCTGCCGCTGCTGGAGGTCTTCGGCCGCGGTGGCGCGCTGAAGTCCTCCTGGTACGGCGACTGCCTGCCCAGCCGGGACTTCCCGATGCTGGTCGACCTGTACCTGCAGGGGCGGTTCCCGCTGGACGACTTCGTCACCGAGACGATCGGCCTGGCCGACGTCGAGCAGGCGTTCGAGAAGATGCACCACGGCGACGTGCTGCGCTCCGTGGTGGTGCTGGACAAGTGA
- a CDS encoding MFS transporter small subunit, with protein sequence MSEQQSTTPTGLVAFAWALVGLPLVYGLVQTIRTASTLFTG encoded by the coding sequence ATGAGCGAGCAGCAGAGCACGACGCCGACCGGCCTGGTCGCCTTCGCCTGGGCCCTGGTGGGCCTGCCGCTGGTGTACGGGCTGGTGCAGACCATCCGCACCGCCAGCACGCTGTTCACCGGCTGA
- a CDS encoding OFA family MFS transporter, translating to MAVPSFLARERIIAKPGFNRWLIPPAALAVHLCIGQAYATSVYKAALVSHFDSTLTAIGIVFSIAIVMLGLSAALFGTWVDRNGPRAAMFTSAVFWVTGFLVGSLGIYTEQLWLLYLGYGVIGGIGLGIGYISPVSTLIKWFPDRPGLATGMAIMGFGGGALIASPLSRQLMNWYDPVYDGTAGTTPSGNAVAGLFLTLGLLYLVFMMFGAFIVRVPADDWRPAGFDPSTVKQKSMVTSESVSAGNAIKTPQFWLLWTVLFCNVTAGIGILEQAAPMIQDFFRNGETSAVAAAAAGGFVGLLSLFNMAGRFVWSSTSDYIGRKGIYMVYLGVGLVLYVLLATVGSSAVWLFVALAAIIISFYGGGFATVPAYLRDLFGTYQVGAIHGRLLTAWAAAGIAGPLIVNGVLDSQGTPGQLNAGDYRPALFIMVGLLAVGFVANLLVKPVAAKWHEPHATTPATARANPERSTAR from the coding sequence GTGGCAGTACCCAGCTTCCTGGCCCGGGAGCGCATCATCGCGAAGCCGGGCTTCAACCGATGGCTCATCCCGCCGGCCGCGCTGGCCGTGCACCTGTGCATCGGCCAGGCCTACGCGACGAGCGTCTACAAGGCAGCTCTCGTCTCGCACTTCGACTCCACCCTCACCGCCATCGGGATCGTCTTCTCGATCGCGATCGTGATGCTGGGCCTGTCGGCCGCGCTCTTCGGCACGTGGGTGGACCGCAACGGTCCCCGCGCCGCCATGTTCACCTCGGCCGTCTTCTGGGTCACCGGCTTCCTCGTCGGCTCCCTGGGCATCTACACCGAGCAGCTGTGGCTGCTCTACCTCGGCTACGGCGTCATCGGCGGCATCGGCCTGGGCATCGGCTACATCTCGCCGGTCTCCACGCTGATCAAGTGGTTCCCGGACCGTCCGGGCCTGGCCACCGGCATGGCGATCATGGGCTTCGGTGGTGGCGCGCTCATCGCCTCGCCGCTGTCCCGCCAGCTGATGAACTGGTACGACCCGGTCTACGACGGCACCGCGGGCACCACCCCGAGCGGCAACGCCGTCGCAGGTCTGTTCCTCACCCTGGGCCTGCTCTACCTGGTCTTCATGATGTTCGGTGCCTTCATCGTCCGCGTCCCCGCCGACGACTGGCGGCCCGCCGGCTTCGACCCCTCGACGGTCAAGCAGAAGTCGATGGTCACCAGCGAGAGCGTCTCGGCCGGCAACGCCATCAAGACCCCGCAGTTCTGGCTGCTGTGGACCGTGCTGTTCTGCAACGTGACCGCCGGCATCGGCATCCTCGAGCAGGCCGCGCCGATGATCCAGGACTTCTTCCGCAACGGTGAGACCTCCGCGGTCGCCGCCGCCGCGGCCGGCGGTTTCGTCGGGCTGCTGTCGCTGTTCAACATGGCGGGCCGGTTCGTCTGGTCCTCCACGTCGGACTACATCGGCCGCAAGGGCATCTACATGGTCTACCTGGGTGTCGGCCTGGTGCTCTACGTCCTGCTGGCCACCGTCGGCAGCAGCGCCGTCTGGCTGTTCGTCGCGCTCGCCGCGATCATCATCAGCTTCTACGGTGGTGGCTTCGCGACCGTCCCGGCCTACCTGCGCGACCTCTTCGGCACCTACCAGGTCGGCGCCATCCACGGCCGGCTGCTGACCGCCTGGGCCGCCGCCGGCATCGCCGGTCCGCTGATCGTCAACGGCGTCCTGGACAGCCAGGGCACTCCGGGCCAGCTCAACGCCGGTGACTACCGGCCGGCGCTGTTCATCATGGTCGGCCTGCTGGCCGTGGGCTTCGTCGCCAACCTGCTGGTCAAGCCGGTCGCGGCGAAGTGGCACGAGCCGCACGCCACCACCCCCGCCACCGCCCGCGCCAACCCCGAACGGAGCACCGCACGATGA
- a CDS encoding sterol carrier family protein: MTAARPIPADELRAAVDAVRPWLTGHAEQPPRAVLGAAVKTSARWLAQQVPGRSVEVRVPPFVAVQCIPGPRHTRGTPPNVVETDAGTWLRLATGTLTWADALAEGRVSASGNRADLATHLPLSPLRAG, from the coding sequence ATGACGGCGGCCCGGCCCATCCCCGCGGACGAGCTGCGCGCCGCGGTCGACGCCGTCCGGCCGTGGTTGACCGGTCACGCCGAGCAGCCGCCGCGCGCGGTGCTCGGCGCTGCCGTGAAGACCTCGGCGCGCTGGCTGGCCCAGCAGGTGCCGGGCCGGTCGGTGGAGGTCCGCGTGCCGCCGTTCGTGGCGGTGCAGTGCATCCCGGGCCCGCGGCACACCCGGGGCACCCCGCCGAACGTGGTGGAGACCGACGCCGGGACCTGGCTGCGGCTGGCCACCGGGACGCTCACCTGGGCCGACGCGCTCGCCGAGGGGCGGGTCAGCGCCAGCGGCAACCGCGCCGACCTCGCAACTCACCTGCCGCTGTCCCCGCTGCGCGCCGGCTGA
- the purL gene encoding phosphoribosylformylglycinamidine synthase subunit PurL: MTATPHAADGPADAAVRAMPDLDTVDRAGRTPDDAQPFAELGLKDDEYARIREILGRRPTTAELAMYSVMWSEHCSYKSSKVHLRRFGDLPKSDALLVGMGENAGVVDVGEGYAVTFKVESHNHPSYVEPYQGAATGVGGIVRDILTMGARPIAVMDSLRFGAADAPDTARVLPGVVAGVGGYGNCLGLPNIGGELLFDETYAGNPLVNALCVGVLRHEELQLAKAEGVGNKVVLFGARTGGDGIGGVSVLASETFDAEGPAKRPAVQVGDPFTEKLLIEACLEIFAAGLVTGIQDLGGAGISCATSELAAAGSGGMAIDLDAVPLRDSTLTPAEILMSESQERMCAIVEPGKVDEFLAVCAKWDVLATVIGEVTDGDRLTIDWHGERIVDVPPRTVALEGPRYDRPMARPADLDALQADAPPSSSADLRADWLAVVSSPDGADKSWVTEQYDRYVRGNTVLAQPEDAGVLRIDESSNLGIALSLDGNARYARLDPYTGAQLNLAEAYRNVAVSGAKPLAVTNCLNFGSPENPEVMWQFAEAVRGLADGCRELGLPVTGGNVSLYNQTGDVAINPTPVIGVLGVHADVTRRVPTGWRADGESVLLLGETRAEFGGSAWAAVVHGHLGGLPPRLDLAAERSLGELLATLSAEGLVSSAHDLADGGLAQALTESALRYGTGARLRVPGDPTAALFGESVARVVVTTTDPAAVRAAAEAAGVPVTELGATGGDALVLDGLLELPLAELRAAWAATLPALFGSPEVTVGTVPAGTVPTS, from the coding sequence GTGACCGCCACCCCGCACGCCGCCGACGGCCCGGCCGACGCCGCCGTCCGGGCGATGCCCGACCTCGACACCGTCGACCGGGCCGGGCGCACCCCCGACGACGCGCAGCCCTTCGCCGAGCTGGGGCTCAAGGACGACGAGTACGCCCGGATCCGGGAGATCCTCGGCCGCCGCCCGACCACCGCCGAGCTGGCGATGTACTCGGTGATGTGGAGCGAGCACTGCTCCTACAAGTCCTCCAAGGTGCACCTGCGCCGCTTCGGCGACCTGCCGAAGAGCGACGCGCTGCTGGTCGGCATGGGCGAGAACGCCGGCGTCGTCGACGTGGGCGAGGGCTACGCGGTCACCTTCAAGGTCGAGTCGCACAACCACCCGAGCTACGTCGAGCCCTACCAGGGCGCGGCGACCGGGGTCGGCGGCATCGTCCGCGACATCCTCACCATGGGCGCCCGGCCGATCGCCGTCATGGACTCGCTGCGCTTCGGTGCCGCGGACGCCCCCGACACCGCCCGGGTGCTGCCCGGCGTGGTCGCCGGCGTGGGCGGCTACGGCAACTGCCTCGGCCTGCCCAACATCGGCGGCGAGCTGCTCTTCGACGAGACCTACGCGGGCAACCCGCTGGTCAACGCCCTGTGCGTCGGCGTGCTGCGGCACGAGGAGCTGCAGCTGGCCAAGGCCGAGGGCGTCGGCAACAAGGTCGTGCTGTTCGGGGCGCGCACCGGCGGCGACGGGATCGGCGGCGTCTCGGTGCTGGCCAGCGAGACCTTCGACGCCGAGGGTCCGGCCAAGCGCCCCGCCGTGCAGGTCGGCGACCCGTTCACCGAGAAGCTGCTGATCGAGGCCTGCCTGGAGATCTTCGCCGCCGGCCTGGTCACCGGCATCCAGGACCTCGGCGGCGCCGGCATCTCCTGCGCCACCAGCGAGCTCGCCGCCGCCGGCTCCGGCGGCATGGCGATCGACCTGGACGCCGTCCCGCTGCGCGACTCCACGCTCACCCCCGCCGAGATCCTGATGAGCGAGTCGCAGGAGCGGATGTGCGCGATCGTCGAGCCGGGCAAGGTCGACGAGTTCCTCGCCGTCTGCGCGAAGTGGGACGTGCTGGCCACGGTCATCGGTGAGGTCACCGACGGCGACCGGCTCACCATCGACTGGCACGGCGAGCGGATCGTCGACGTCCCGCCGCGCACGGTGGCGCTGGAGGGCCCGCGCTACGACCGCCCGATGGCCCGCCCGGCCGACCTGGACGCGCTGCAGGCCGACGCGCCGCCGTCGTCCTCGGCCGACCTGCGGGCCGACTGGCTCGCCGTCGTCTCCAGCCCGGACGGCGCGGACAAGAGCTGGGTCACCGAGCAGTACGACCGCTACGTGCGGGGCAACACCGTGCTCGCCCAGCCCGAGGACGCCGGCGTGCTGCGGATCGACGAGTCCAGCAACCTGGGCATCGCGCTCTCGCTGGACGGCAACGCCCGCTACGCCCGGCTGGACCCCTACACCGGTGCCCAGCTGAACCTGGCCGAGGCCTACCGCAACGTCGCCGTCTCCGGCGCGAAGCCGCTGGCGGTCACCAACTGCCTGAACTTCGGCTCCCCGGAGAACCCCGAGGTGATGTGGCAGTTCGCCGAGGCGGTCCGCGGCCTGGCCGACGGCTGCCGCGAGCTCGGGCTGCCGGTCACCGGCGGCAACGTGAGCCTCTACAACCAGACCGGCGACGTCGCGATCAACCCCACCCCGGTGATCGGGGTGCTGGGCGTGCACGCCGACGTCACCCGCCGGGTGCCCACCGGCTGGCGAGCCGACGGCGAGTCGGTGCTGCTGCTGGGGGAGACCCGGGCGGAGTTCGGTGGTTCGGCCTGGGCCGCGGTCGTGCACGGGCACCTGGGCGGGCTGCCGCCCCGGCTGGACCTGGCGGCCGAGCGGTCCCTGGGCGAGCTGCTGGCGACCCTGTCGGCCGAGGGGCTGGTCAGCTCCGCGCACGACCTGGCCGACGGCGGTCTGGCCCAGGCGCTGACCGAGTCGGCGTTGCGGTACGGCACCGGCGCCCGGCTGCGCGTCCCGGGCGACCCGACGGCGGCGCTGTTCGGCGAGTCCGTGGCCCGCGTCGTCGTCACCACCACCGACCCGGCGGCGGTGCGCGCCGCGGCCGAGGCGGCCGGCGTGCCGGTCACCGAGCTCGGCGCGACGGGCGGCGACGCACTCGTGCTGGACGGCCTGCTGGAGCTGCCGCTGGCCGAGCTGCGCGCGGCGTGGGCGGCGACCCTGCCGGCGCTGTTCGGCAGCCCGGAGGTCACCGTCGGCACCGTTCCCGCGGGGACCGTCCCGACCAGCTGA
- the purQ gene encoding phosphoribosylformylglycinamidine synthase subunit PurQ — protein sequence MRIGVITFPGSLDDVDAARAVRLAGAEPVSLWHGDHDLKDVDAVVLPGGFSYGDYLRAGAIAARSPLMADVVAAARQGLPVLGICNGFQVLCEAGLLPGALTRNSHLHFRNRDQGLLVERADTAWTTSFTQGQRIVVPVKNGEGRYVAAPADLDRLEGDGRVVVRYVSTTPGSGVDGNPNGSSRDIAGVTSADGRVVGLMPHPEHAVEDLTGPSTDGLGFFTSVLTAMVAA from the coding sequence GTGCGCATCGGTGTCATCACCTTCCCGGGCTCCCTGGACGACGTCGACGCCGCACGCGCGGTGCGGCTCGCCGGCGCTGAGCCCGTCTCGCTCTGGCACGGCGACCACGACCTGAAGGACGTCGACGCCGTCGTCCTGCCCGGGGGCTTCTCCTACGGCGACTACCTGCGCGCCGGGGCGATCGCCGCCCGTTCGCCGCTGATGGCCGACGTCGTGGCCGCGGCCCGGCAGGGGCTGCCGGTGCTGGGCATCTGCAACGGCTTTCAGGTGCTGTGCGAGGCGGGTCTGCTGCCCGGGGCGCTGACCCGCAACAGCCACCTGCACTTCCGCAACCGTGACCAGGGGCTGCTCGTCGAGCGCGCCGACACCGCGTGGACGACGTCGTTCACGCAGGGGCAGCGGATCGTCGTCCCGGTGAAGAACGGTGAGGGCCGCTACGTGGCCGCACCCGCAGACCTGGACCGTCTCGAGGGTGACGGGCGGGTGGTCGTGCGCTACGTCAGCACGACGCCCGGGTCCGGCGTGGACGGCAACCCCAACGGCAGCTCCCGCGACATCGCCGGGGTGACCAGCGCCGACGGACGGGTGGTCGGGCTGATGCCGCACCCGGAGCACGCGGTCGAGGACCTGACCGGTCCGAGCACCGACGGCCTGGGCTTCTTCACCTCCGTGCTCACCGCGATGGTCGCCGCGTGA
- the purS gene encoding phosphoribosylformylglycinamidine synthase subunit PurS — protein MPQVVVDVVLKPEISDPQGQAVLGALGRLGHSGVRSVRQGKHFVLEVDGDPDEAELREIAETLLANPVIEDVELHLPTD, from the coding sequence GTGCCCCAGGTGGTCGTCGACGTCGTCCTGAAGCCAGAGATCTCCGATCCGCAGGGGCAGGCCGTGCTCGGCGCCCTGGGGCGGCTCGGGCACTCCGGTGTCCGCAGTGTCCGTCAGGGCAAGCACTTCGTCCTGGAGGTCGACGGCGACCCCGACGAGGCCGAGCTCCGCGAGATCGCGGAGACGCTGCTGGCCAACCCGGTCATCGAGGACGTCGAGCTGCACCTCCCCACCGACTGA
- a CDS encoding flagellar brake protein — MAGTPNVDFPADTTALSVLPLGQDEALTSRVRRSSDTLLHVSHPRDPRGDGAEFVLRDMLELSWQADDGLRSIPTEAVGVTDDGLWKLKITGTASRLQRRDAVRAPIGLPVTLAYDGITLTGSTVDLSEGGLLAVFRGYADLGVGTPFPKRGQVMPLRLDLWSDELVTDVQMVRRRPRHDQLHEWSLAFVGLPEPAADLIRSHVFTALRNARARGISTLY; from the coding sequence GTGGCGGGCACACCGAACGTCGACTTCCCGGCCGACACCACCGCGCTGAGCGTGCTGCCCCTCGGGCAGGACGAGGCGCTGACCAGCCGGGTCCGGCGCAGCAGCGACACGCTGCTGCACGTGAGCCACCCGCGCGACCCCCGCGGCGACGGCGCCGAGTTCGTGCTCCGGGACATGCTCGAGCTGTCCTGGCAGGCCGACGACGGGCTGCGGTCGATCCCCACCGAGGCCGTCGGCGTCACCGACGACGGCCTCTGGAAGCTCAAGATCACCGGAACGGCCAGCCGGCTGCAACGCCGCGACGCCGTCCGCGCCCCGATCGGACTGCCGGTGACGCTCGCCTACGACGGGATCACCCTCACCGGGAGCACGGTGGACCTCAGCGAAGGCGGCCTGCTCGCCGTCTTCCGCGGCTACGCCGACCTCGGGGTCGGCACTCCGTTCCCCAAGCGCGGCCAGGTCATGCCCCTGCGGCTGGACCTGTGGTCCGACGAGCTGGTCACCGACGTCCAGATGGTGCGCCGCCGGCCCCGCCACGACCAGCTGCACGAGTGGTCGCTGGCCTTCGTCGGCCTGCCCGAGCCCGCCGCCGACCTGATCCGCTCGCACGTGTTCACCGCGCTGCGCAACGCCCGCGCCCGCGGCATCTCCACGCTGTACTGA
- a CDS encoding phosphoribosylaminoimidazolesuccinocarboxamide synthase, with protein sequence MSLPFELVARGKVREVYAVDDDRLLLVASDRISAYDHVLPTPIPDKGRVLTALSVWWFEQLAPVLAEHGAAHHLVSATDVPAEVAGRAMLVRRLEMLPVECVARGYLSGSGTHLYQRTGAILDVPLPAGLVEGSQLPEPVFTPSTKAELGEHDEAIGFAQVVDAVGAERAEALRALTLALYRRGAEIAHDAGIVLADTKFEFGTADGQLVLGDEVLTPDSSRFWPAMTWSPGAPQPSFDKQFVRDWLTTSGWDRVSPPPELPADVVAATRERYVTAYEKLTGQQFV encoded by the coding sequence GTGAGCCTGCCCTTCGAGCTCGTCGCCCGGGGCAAGGTCCGCGAGGTCTACGCCGTCGACGACGACCGGCTGCTGCTGGTCGCCAGCGACCGGATCTCCGCCTACGACCACGTGCTGCCCACGCCCATCCCGGACAAGGGCCGGGTGCTCACCGCGCTGTCGGTGTGGTGGTTCGAGCAGCTCGCGCCGGTGCTGGCCGAGCACGGCGCCGCGCACCACCTGGTGTCGGCGACCGACGTCCCGGCCGAGGTGGCCGGGCGGGCGATGCTGGTGCGCCGGCTGGAGATGCTGCCGGTGGAGTGCGTGGCCCGCGGCTACCTCTCCGGCTCCGGGACGCATCTGTACCAGCGCACCGGCGCGATCCTCGACGTGCCGCTGCCCGCCGGCCTGGTGGAGGGCTCGCAGCTGCCCGAGCCGGTGTTCACCCCGTCGACGAAGGCCGAGCTCGGCGAGCACGACGAGGCGATCGGCTTCGCGCAGGTGGTCGACGCCGTCGGTGCCGAGCGGGCCGAGGCGCTGCGCGCGCTCACCCTGGCCCTCTACCGCCGGGGCGCCGAGATCGCGCACGACGCGGGGATCGTGCTGGCCGACACCAAGTTCGAGTTCGGCACGGCCGACGGGCAGCTGGTGCTCGGCGACGAGGTGCTCACGCCCGACTCCTCGCGTTTCTGGCCGGCGATGACCTGGTCGCCGGGGGCGCCGCAGCCCTCCTTCGACAAGCAGTTCGTACGGGACTGGCTGACCACGTCGGGCTGGGACCGGGTCTCCCCGCCGCCGGAGCTCCCGGCGGACGTCGTCGCCGCCACCCGCGAGCGCTACGTCACCGCCTACGAGAAGCTCACCGGCCAGCAGTTCGTCTGA
- the purB gene encoding adenylosuccinate lyase — translation MIDRYTLPEMGRVWSDEHKYELWCRVETLVLEAHAAAGRVPADVVEPVRNAPPPTPARVAEIEETTQHDVIAFLTAWADNTEPRSAAAYVHHGMTSSDLLDTALAVQLTDATDVLLAKADRLVAALRDHGLAHRHTIKVGRTHGVHAEPDVWGHRVADLAFAMARSRDRLRRAREAVGVVAISGAVGTYSLIDPSVEVTVAEALHLRAADASTQVVLRDGISEWVSALAIIATVCEAIALEVRHGQRTEVRELSEAFGSGQKGSSAMPHKKNPIRSERIAGLARVVRAAIVPVMEGIPLWHERDISHSSTERVFLPDAAITTDYLLHLTAGLVENLVVDAERMRANLESTGGLIYTSSVLLELVEAGMGREQAYALVQSAAMRTWSEGTPFRHTLRERAGEDGVTLDEARLDEICRPEQYVANLGPLFDRLAALS, via the coding sequence ATGATCGACCGCTACACCCTGCCCGAGATGGGACGGGTCTGGAGTGACGAGCACAAGTACGAGCTGTGGTGCCGGGTGGAGACGCTCGTCCTGGAGGCGCACGCCGCCGCCGGCCGGGTGCCCGCCGACGTCGTCGAGCCGGTGCGCAACGCCCCGCCGCCCACGCCGGCGCGGGTCGCGGAGATCGAGGAGACGACCCAGCACGACGTCATCGCCTTCCTGACCGCGTGGGCCGACAACACCGAGCCGCGCTCGGCCGCCGCCTACGTGCACCACGGCATGACGTCGTCGGACCTGCTGGACACCGCGCTCGCGGTCCAGCTCACCGACGCCACCGACGTCCTGCTGGCCAAGGCCGACCGCCTGGTCGCGGCGCTGCGCGACCACGGGCTGGCCCACCGGCACACGATCAAGGTGGGCCGCACGCACGGCGTGCACGCCGAGCCCGACGTCTGGGGCCACCGGGTCGCCGACCTCGCCTTCGCGATGGCCCGCTCCCGGGACCGGCTCCGCCGCGCCCGCGAGGCCGTGGGCGTGGTCGCCATCTCCGGCGCCGTCGGCACCTACTCCCTGATCGACCCCTCGGTCGAGGTCACGGTGGCCGAGGCGCTGCACCTGCGCGCCGCGGACGCCTCCACCCAGGTGGTGCTGCGCGACGGGATCAGCGAGTGGGTCTCCGCGCTGGCGATCATCGCCACGGTCTGCGAGGCGATCGCGCTGGAGGTGCGGCACGGCCAGCGCACCGAGGTGCGCGAGCTGTCCGAGGCGTTCGGGTCGGGGCAGAAGGGCTCCTCGGCGATGCCGCACAAGAAGAACCCGATCCGCTCCGAGCGGATCGCGGGGCTCGCGCGGGTCGTCCGGGCCGCGATCGTCCCGGTGATGGAGGGCATCCCGCTGTGGCACGAGCGGGACATCTCGCACTCCTCCACCGAGCGGGTCTTCCTGCCCGACGCCGCGATCACCACCGACTACCTGCTGCACCTGACGGCGGGCCTGGTGGAGAACCTGGTCGTCGACGCCGAGCGGATGCGGGCCAACCTCGAGTCGACCGGTGGGCTGATCTACACCTCCTCCGTGCTGCTGGAGCTGGTCGAGGCCGGCATGGGCCGGGAGCAGGCGTACGCGCTGGTGCAGTCCGCGGCCATGCGGACCTGGTCCGAGGGCACGCCGTTCCGGCACACGCTGCGTGAGCGGGCGGGCGAGGACGGCGTGACGCTGGACGAGGCACGGCTGGACGAGATCTGCCGGCCCGAGCAGTACGTGGCCAACCTGGGACCGCTGTTCGACCGGCTCGCCGCGCTGTCGTGA